A window of Zingiber officinale cultivar Zhangliang chromosome 5A, Zo_v1.1, whole genome shotgun sequence contains these coding sequences:
- the LOC121981045 gene encoding protein RGF1 INDUCIBLE TRANSCRIPTION FACTOR 1-like isoform X2 gives MQDGGGGGEGGGLEGKEGRWPAWLRPLLATSFFVQCKHHADSHKSECNMYCLDCMDGAFCSGCLAQHREHRAIQIRRSSYHDVIRVSEIQKVLDIAGVQTYIINSARVVFLNERPQPRPGKGVTNTCEVCDRSLLDSFRFCSLGCKIAGTASDYSRNRRKTKKNQKKKMLKLKKKPSADAYSDSEESDTSSSRGSDKSNVTQSFSPSTPPPTAASCRSAKRRKGIPHRAPLGSFIVEYF, from the exons ATG CaggacggcggcggcggcggcgaaggCGGAGGACTGGAGGGAAAGGAGGGCCGGTGGCCGGCGTGGCTACGGCCGCTTCTGGCGACGAGCTTCTTCGTTCAATGCAAGCACCACGCCGACTCCCACAAGAGCGAGTGCAACATGTACTGCCTCGATTGCATGGACGGCGCCTTCTGCTCCGGTTGCCTCGCCCAGCACCGTGAGCATCGGGCTATCCAG ATAAGGAGGTCTTCGTACCACGACGTGATTAGGGTTTCCGAGATCCAAAAGGTGCTGGACATCGCCGGCGTGCAGACTTACATCATCAACAGCGCCCGCGTCGTCTTCCTCAACGAGCGCCCGCAGCCGCGGCCTGGCAAGGGCGTCACCAACACCTGCGAGGTCTGCGACCGGAGCCTTCTCGATTCCTTCCGCTTCTGCTCCCTCGGCTGCAAG ATCGCCGGCACCGCCTCGGACTACTCCCGAAACAGGAGGAAGACGAaaaagaatcagaagaagaagatgctGAAACTGAAGAAGAAGCCATCGGCGGACGCCTACTCAGACTCGGAGGAGTCTGACACGAGCAGCAGTCGCGGCAGCGACAAGAGCAATGTGACGCAGAGCTTCTCGCCGTCGACTCCGCCGCCCACCGCCGCCAGCTGCCGCAGCGCCAAGAGGAGAAAAGGCATTCCCCACCGAGCTCCACTTGGAAGCTTCATAGTGGAGTATTTCTAA
- the LOC121981045 gene encoding protein RGF1 INDUCIBLE TRANSCRIPTION FACTOR 1-like isoform X1: MQQDGGGGGEGGGLEGKEGRWPAWLRPLLATSFFVQCKHHADSHKSECNMYCLDCMDGAFCSGCLAQHREHRAIQIRRSSYHDVIRVSEIQKVLDIAGVQTYIINSARVVFLNERPQPRPGKGVTNTCEVCDRSLLDSFRFCSLGCKIAGTASDYSRNRRKTKKNQKKKMLKLKKKPSADAYSDSEESDTSSSRGSDKSNVTQSFSPSTPPPTAASCRSAKRRKGIPHRAPLGSFIVEYF; this comes from the exons ATGCAGCaggacggcggcggcggcggcgaaggCGGAGGACTGGAGGGAAAGGAGGGCCGGTGGCCGGCGTGGCTACGGCCGCTTCTGGCGACGAGCTTCTTCGTTCAATGCAAGCACCACGCCGACTCCCACAAGAGCGAGTGCAACATGTACTGCCTCGATTGCATGGACGGCGCCTTCTGCTCCGGTTGCCTCGCCCAGCACCGTGAGCATCGGGCTATCCAG ATAAGGAGGTCTTCGTACCACGACGTGATTAGGGTTTCCGAGATCCAAAAGGTGCTGGACATCGCCGGCGTGCAGACTTACATCATCAACAGCGCCCGCGTCGTCTTCCTCAACGAGCGCCCGCAGCCGCGGCCTGGCAAGGGCGTCACCAACACCTGCGAGGTCTGCGACCGGAGCCTTCTCGATTCCTTCCGCTTCTGCTCCCTCGGCTGCAAG ATCGCCGGCACCGCCTCGGACTACTCCCGAAACAGGAGGAAGACGAaaaagaatcagaagaagaagatgctGAAACTGAAGAAGAAGCCATCGGCGGACGCCTACTCAGACTCGGAGGAGTCTGACACGAGCAGCAGTCGCGGCAGCGACAAGAGCAATGTGACGCAGAGCTTCTCGCCGTCGACTCCGCCGCCCACCGCCGCCAGCTGCCGCAGCGCCAAGAGGAGAAAAGGCATTCCCCACCGAGCTCCACTTGGAAGCTTCATAGTGGAGTATTTCTAA
- the LOC121981045 gene encoding protein RGF1 INDUCIBLE TRANSCRIPTION FACTOR 1-like isoform X3 — protein MDGGGGGEGGGLEGKEGRWPAWLRPLLATSFFVQCKHHADSHKSECNMYCLDCMDGAFCSGCLAQHREHRAIQIRRSSYHDVIRVSEIQKVLDIAGVQTYIINSARVVFLNERPQPRPGKGVTNTCEVCDRSLLDSFRFCSLGCKIAGTASDYSRNRRKTKKNQKKKMLKLKKKPSADAYSDSEESDTSSSRGSDKSNVTQSFSPSTPPPTAASCRSAKRRKGIPHRAPLGSFIVEYF, from the exons ATG gacggcggcggcggcggcgaaggCGGAGGACTGGAGGGAAAGGAGGGCCGGTGGCCGGCGTGGCTACGGCCGCTTCTGGCGACGAGCTTCTTCGTTCAATGCAAGCACCACGCCGACTCCCACAAGAGCGAGTGCAACATGTACTGCCTCGATTGCATGGACGGCGCCTTCTGCTCCGGTTGCCTCGCCCAGCACCGTGAGCATCGGGCTATCCAG ATAAGGAGGTCTTCGTACCACGACGTGATTAGGGTTTCCGAGATCCAAAAGGTGCTGGACATCGCCGGCGTGCAGACTTACATCATCAACAGCGCCCGCGTCGTCTTCCTCAACGAGCGCCCGCAGCCGCGGCCTGGCAAGGGCGTCACCAACACCTGCGAGGTCTGCGACCGGAGCCTTCTCGATTCCTTCCGCTTCTGCTCCCTCGGCTGCAAG ATCGCCGGCACCGCCTCGGACTACTCCCGAAACAGGAGGAAGACGAaaaagaatcagaagaagaagatgctGAAACTGAAGAAGAAGCCATCGGCGGACGCCTACTCAGACTCGGAGGAGTCTGACACGAGCAGCAGTCGCGGCAGCGACAAGAGCAATGTGACGCAGAGCTTCTCGCCGTCGACTCCGCCGCCCACCGCCGCCAGCTGCCGCAGCGCCAAGAGGAGAAAAGGCATTCCCCACCGAGCTCCACTTGGAAGCTTCATAGTGGAGTATTTCTAA